Proteins encoded within one genomic window of Platichthys flesus chromosome 13, fPlaFle2.1, whole genome shotgun sequence:
- the ppp2r3b gene encoding serine/threonine-protein phosphatase 2A regulatory subunit B'' subunit beta isoform X2 — translation MRMKELSLRQDPDLRKELALLARGCDFVLPSRFKKRLRAFQQGQAQVRTEEPVTTALSESIPKFYFPLGQPQSNLNIDSLISKIEKIFSQFPNERATIEDMGQVAKACECPVYWKVPLFNSAGGDRTGFVSVHKFVAMWRKILQTCHNDASKFVHLLAKPGCNYLEQDDFIPFLQDVVNTHAGLAFLKDAPDFHSRYITTVVQRIFYNVNRSWNGKISGHELRKSNFLQNVMLLEQEEDVNQLTEFFSYEHFYVIYCKFWELDTDHDLNIDQKDLARHNDQAISHKMIDRIFSGTVTRDRRVHKEGKLSYADFVWFLISEEDKKTDTSIEYWFRCMDLDGDGVLSMYELEYFYEEQCQKLETMAIEPLPFEDCLCQMLDLVKPEAEGKITLRDLKRCKLSHIFFDTFFNIEKYLDHEQRDPFAAIREVETDGQEITDWEKYAAEEYDILVAEEAANDQCNDVYDNPLSPLGQHISTELGLTKRHFFEIPSPHCNLDLDEYEYDDDLE, via the exons atgaggatgaaggagcTGTCTTTGCGTCAGGACCCTGACCTGAGAAAGGAGTTGGCTCTGCTGGCACGTGGCTGTGACTTTGTTCTGCCATCTCGCTTCAAGAAGAGGCTCAGAGCTTTCCAACAAGGACAG GCCcaggtgaggacagaggagcccGTCACCACAGCGCTCAGTGAAAGCATTCCAAAGTTTTACTTCCCACTAGGCCAACCCCAGTCCAACCTCAACATCGACAGCCTCATTTCCAAaattgagaaaatattttccCAATTCCCAAATGAAAGGGCCACCATTGAGGACATGGGGCAGGTTGCCAAG GCCTGTGAGTGCCCCGTCTACTGGAAAGTGCCATTGTTCAACTCCGCCGGAGGCGACAGGACGGGCTTCGTGTCCGTTCACAAATTCGTGGCTATGTGGAGAAA aATTCTGCAGACCTGTCACAATGACGCTTCTAAATTTGTGCACCTCTTGGCCAAGCCTGGCTGCAATTACCTGGAACAAGACGACTTTATTCCATTCCTGCAG GATGTGGTGAACACTCATGCAGGCCTGGCTTTTCTGAAGGACGCACCGGACTTTCACTCACGATACATTACCACG GTGGTTCAGAGGATATTTTACAATGTGAACCGGTCATGGAATGGAAAAATATCCGGTCATGAGCTCAGGAAAAGTAACTTTCTTCAG AATGTGATGTTGCTGGAGCAGGAAGAAGACGTGAACCAGCTGACAGAGTTTTTCTCCTATGAACATTTCTACGTTATCTACTGCAAATTCTGGGAGCTGGACACAGACCACGACCTCAACATAGACCAGAAGGACCTGGCACGACACAACGACCAAG CCATCTCTCATAAGATGATTGATAGAATATTCTCAGGAACAGTAACAAG GGACAGGCGGGTGCATAAGGAGGGCAAGCTGAGTTATGCCGATTTCGTCTGGTTCCTCATCTCTGAGGAAGACAAGAAGACCGACACCAG TATAGAGTACTGGTTCCGCTGCATGGACCTGGATGGGGACGGGGTGCTCAGCATGTACGAGCTGGAGTACTTCTACGAGGAGCAGTGTCAGAAGCTGGAGACCATGGCGATCGAGCCCCTTCCCTTCGAGGACTGCCTCTGCCAAATGCTCGACCTCGTCAAGCCTGAGGCCGAAG GTAAGATCACGCTGCGGGACCTTAAGAGGTGCAAGTTGTCCCACATCTTCTTCGACACCTTCTTCAACATCGAGAAATACCTGGACCACGAACAGAGGGACCCGTTCGCTGCCATAAGG GAGGTGGAAACAGACGGACAGGAGATAACAGACTGGGAGAAATACGCTGCAGAGGAGTACGACATCCTAGTGGCAGAGGAGGCAGCCAACGATCAGTGCAACGACGT GTATGATAACCCGCTGAGCCCCTTAGGGCAGCACATCTCCACTGAGCTGGGTCTGACAAAGAGACACTTCTTCGAGATTCCCAGTCCACACTGCAACCTGGACCTGGACGAGTACGAGTATGACGATGACCTCGAATGA